The genomic interval tgaatCGTGGTGGATTATAATAATCACTATGTCCGTTACATCGTTTAAGCAaaagtttgaaatattcacattgtatacatatataaacatgTTATCTTTAAGGCTAGGCATAATGAAcgatattttatctattcgAAACAAAAACGATTGTCAACGAAACGTCATTGTTCGCGCCAAAAACGTAAAGTGCAAGTCGTTGTCTATGGCTTATGTTTTGATTGGCGAATCGTTTGAATTGTTGAattctgtttttaatatgtCCCTTTTTTTTACCATACTAACAACGTTTGTATACACCTTGATTAGTATTTGGATGTTCATTTATTCCTaccgttatttaaataagccCCCATATATGTTCATTCTACTCATATGGATAGgttgtgatatttttgtacTTGGTATAATATCCTACGCGTGCGAAGGAGTTTCAAAGCTGCGAGATTGTCTTATAAAATCAGCAACCGAtgctataataaattcatatcattCGACGAAACAAGTGCGTAGCGAGTTTAAAGTTTTCATGTACGTTTTAGAGTGTTGGAAGTTGGAAATAGATGTTTTTCAAATGTATCAGTTAAATAAAAGGTTAATGATAAGGTTTATTAGCGTGTGCACGAcctatttgatttttttgttacaaatttcGCATTTGATGTAGcttgaaacatatttttgaagtgaaacttctttagaatcgttgtgatttcaaacctgatgcaacggaaaaaacgagaggtaagagacacaaatacaaaaatgtgtagaatgaagctggcaaagaatgagacagaaatatacatactattttatgttttatatatattcatctcattcttttgtcgatatactgaagtttcacttctatcgtgtgtgaatcgcacacacacctttttttatgttcagGTAATGAAAAGTCTTTAAAATTGTTCCATTTGTCAGTTACGAATTGCCGTTCTTATATAAGTAGGTAAATCTTCTTGtgtatttaaatcttaataaatccACAAActcacttaaaaataatgtttaaatttgtctCAAATTAGGTAGGTACCCAAActgttttatacttaattaagcCAAAGTAAATTTAcagtaatgtaattatataatatgttttaactgCATGCAAATAAGGTAGAATTTCTCcacatcaataataattgtaatgtttcacattatgtatacaaataaatgtaatgtattagTCAATACTCCTTGCCGGTTCAACTGAAAAATCGATCAAAACCACCTTTGTTGTGGCTTCAATTCCAAAATTGGCCCTGAAGAGCGTCTAATTAAATGGAAATCTTCCAATCAACTTGAGTACGTGTTGATTTGACAGTGGCCAATGATTTTGTTGCAAGTTAAGAactaattaaagaaattgaatACTAATTGTAGTTCGACgtatttgctattttttttacaataggCGTTACATTTCTTAAAAACGTTTGATTTTAACAGACAAGTGGTTTTGGGTGGTGATTGAAGTTGAAATGAGTTttgaatttatcatatttatcgGGAATTCTGCAGTTACTAAAAGATGtactaaatacttatataacatattgtgaaacatgttttaaattaagaatattaataaatatactaattaaCTAATCTGTATGTTATCTGGTACGCTATAGGGAtaaaccttttttaaatttgggcTTTACTCAAGGACTCACTTTTATTAAAGTCTAGTCTATTATTCTACTGTCTTGTGTTCGTGTTGTTGTGACTGTCATACTATTTGAAGCAATTTCTCTGGAACTATAATATCACTGACTGCATACATTTCCATCACAGAAATTATATCTAGCTAAGTAACTCTTGAGTGACGCAgttattatcaacataaaataCTTAGACTTACATTAGTAACAACAGCTTTctgtaatagataataaacacTCAGTTAAccatcctactcctactaatattataaatgcgaaagtttgtaaggatgtgtgtgtgtttgttactcattcacgcaaaaactactaaaccgatcgcaatgaaattgggtacgtaaatagctggacaactggaataacatataggcaccttttta from Zerene cesonia ecotype Mississippi unplaced genomic scaffold, Zerene_cesonia_1.1 Zces_u001, whole genome shotgun sequence carries:
- the LOC119838103 gene encoding uncharacterized protein LOC119838103; this encodes MAYVLIGESFELLNSVFNMSLFFTILTTFVYTLISIWMFIYSYRYLNKPPYMFILLIWIGCDIFVLGIISYACEGVSKLRDCLIKSATDAIINSYHSTKQVRSEFKVFMYVLECWKLEIDVFQMYQLNKRLMIRFISVCTTYLIFLLQISHLM